Proteins encoded in a region of the Elaeis guineensis isolate ETL-2024a chromosome 7, EG11, whole genome shotgun sequence genome:
- the LOC105048606 gene encoding low affinity sulfate transporter 3, whose translation MELQEFSQRLQEEMGSFASEPASVTKHGGEEPTESLVLNTPEPPSLWDELTSAARGAVSVSRQKKSSSPLKCIISALYSLFPILRWARNYDLKSFRSDLMAGLTLASLGIPQSIGYANLAKLSPQYGLYTSVVPPLIYAVMGSSRDIAIGPVAVVSLLVSSMIQKVVDPSVDPNAYKKLVFTATFFAGIFQASFGIFRLGFLVDFLSHAAIVGFMGGAAIVIGFQQLKGLLGISHFTNNTDVVSVIKAVLVAVNHPWHPDNFLLGCSFLIFILITRFLARRNKKLFWLAAVAPLLSVILSTLMVLVTRADKRGVKIIQHVDGGLNPSSAKQIQLTGPFAGECAKIGLLCAVIALTEAIAVGRSFASTKGYQIDGNKEMLAMGFMNVAGSLSSCYVATGSFSRTAVNVSAGCKTTISNIVMAITVFIALELLTRLLYYTPVAILASIILSALPGLVDIKEACSIWEVDKMDFLACIGAFLGVLFGSVEIGLLIAVTISFIRIIINSIRPRIEMLGRIQGTDIFCSMRQYPKATETPGILIIHIESSFLCFMNANFIRERITRQILEEQDDTEKGGKSLQSAVIDMSNVMNIDTSGITALEELHKKLTSVNIQLAIANPGWQVIHKMKLARLVDKIGGTWIFLTVGKAVEACSGAKKDDDCGC comes from the exons ATGGAACTGCAAGAGTTCTCCCAAAGACTTCAAGAAGAGATGGGGTCCTTCGCGAGTGAGCCTGCCTCTGTAACAAAGCATGGTGGTGAAGAGCCAACTGAATCATTGGTGCTGAACACTCCAGAGCCTCCTTCTCTTTGGGATGAGCTAACCAGCGCGGCAAGAGGAGCAGTTAGTGTTTCTCGACAAAAGAAGTCTTCTTCACCACTTAAATGCATCATTTCAGCACTTTATAGCTTGTTTCCGATCCTTCGTTGGGCAAGGAACTATGATTTAAAGTCATTTAGAAGTGACTTGATGGCTGGTTTAACCCTTGCAAGCCTCGGGATTCCACAG AGCATTGGATATGCAAATCTAGCAAAGCTTAGCCCGCAGTATGGACTTT ATACAAGTGTTGTACCACCTCTGATCTATGCTGTAATGGGTTCTTCGAGAGATATAGCGATCGGTCCTGTTGCTGTTGTTTCTCTTCTTGTATCCTCCATGATACAGAAAGTAGTGGACCCATCAGTTGATCCAAATGCATACAAGAAGCTGGTTTTCACTGCAACTTTTTTTGCTGGCATCTTTCAAGCTTCCTTTGGAATTTTCAG ACTGGGTTTTCTAGTGGACTTTCTTTCACATGCTGCCATTGTTGGCTTCATGGGAGGGGCAGCAATCGTAATAGGATTTCAACAACTGAAAGGGCTACTTGGGATTAGTCACTTCACAAACAATACTGATGTGGTCTCAGTCATAAAGGCTGTTTTGGTTGCAGTCAATCATCCT TGGCACCCAGATAATTTCCTTCTCGGTTGCTCATTCCTTATTTTCATCCTAATCACCAGATTTTTA GCCAGAAGGAACAAGAAGCTCTTTTGGCTGGCTGCTGTTGCTCCTCTACTGTCTGTTATCCTGTCAACTCTTATGGTCTTAGTGACAAGAGCAGATAAGCGCGGCGTTAAAATTATACAACATGTTGATGGTGGCCTGAATCCAAGTTCAGCTAAACAAATACAGCTTACTGGACCATTTGCCGGGGAGTGCGCAAAGATTGGTCTCCTCTGTGCAGTCATCGCTCTCACG GAGGCCATCGCTGTTGGACGATCCTTTGCCTCCACAAAGGGCTACCAGATTGATGGCAACAAGGAAATGTTGGCTATGGGCTTCATGAACGTTGCAGGATCCTTATCCTCTTGCTATGTTGCAACAG GCTCTTTCTCTCGAACAGCCGTAAATGTCAGCGCTGGTTGCAAGACAACAATCTCCAATATTGTCATGGCCATCACAGTTTTTATAGCCTTAGAGTTGCTAACAAGGCTGTTGTACTATACCCCTGTTGCGATACTCGCATCAATTATTCTTTCGGCCCTCCCTGGACTTGTTGATATAAAAGAAGCATGCAGCATATGGGAAGTCGACAAGATGGACTTCCTTGCTTGCATTGGAGCATTCCTTGGTGTTTTATTTGGATCAGTGGAGATCGGTCTTTTAATTGCG GTAACTATATCCTTCATTAGGATCATTATAAACTCAATTCGACCTCGTATAGAAATGCTTGGAAGAATTCAAGGGACAGACATCTTCTGCAGTATGAGACAGTATCCAAAAGCCACCGAAACACCTGGCATACTGATAATTCACATCGAATCATCCTTCCTTTGTTTCATGAACGCCAATTTTATAAGAGAAAG GATAACACGACAGATATTAGAAGAACAAGATGATACGGAGAAAGGTGGAAAGAGTCTCCAATCAGCAGTTATCGACATGTCAA ATGTGATGAATATTGACACTTCAGGAATCACAGCACTTGAAGAACTACACAAGAAGCTCACCTCTGTTAACATACAG